A single Candidatus Hydrogenedentota bacterium DNA region contains:
- a CDS encoding response regulator translates to MLEGAGYAVLDAADGEEALVLYRQHGRAVDLLLLDVVMPKKGGRAVYDEIRAKRPGIRCLFASGYSENAVHTNFILESGMHLLQKPYQRDSLLRAVRKVLDE, encoded by the coding sequence ATTCTTGAAGGCGCCGGATACGCGGTGCTCGACGCGGCCGATGGAGAGGAAGCCCTGGTCTTATACCGGCAGCACGGCCGCGCCGTGGACCTGCTCCTGTTGGACGTCGTCATGCCCAAGAAAGGCGGGCGCGCCGTATACGACGAAATCCGCGCGAAACGCCCGGGGATTCGGTGCCTGTTTGCGAGCGGGTACAGCGAGAATGCCGTCCACACGAATTTCATCCTCGAATCCGGCATGCACCTGCTTCAGAAACCCTACCAGCGCGACTCGCTGCTTCGCGCGGTCCGGAAAGTTTTGGACGAATAA
- a CDS encoding PAS domain S-box protein, whose product MAHKAGEARISFRAAFAGGALAAGLGVCTLAGWTFGWLRLASFSKDFIPMAPSTAALFIVFGSAIMLRACATAKGTRRLGKTLDLVGTLTAIVLLVLSCLEVQLPVEHLGLSVADTFGGAPLGHMSPITAFCFVLAGFSFLASFASTPERPRLAIEAFFLACLLVAICAVLLLGYLSGRPFFYGGSIIPPAVSTLLAFLALGVALLSFSRVGLWPHNEPVRRASSLLVMVFLGLIAGTIAAGHFYYQNYKNHFRAEIERELTSVAELKVSELVQYRNERLADGATFFGNKAFAGLVKSFFAEPENAMIASQLQSWLAKYQEHYQYDRVFLMDADCAERLSAPEASSPASSAVRAGAADVLRTGRVALQDFHRNEYDDCVYLTVLIPIMDDRDGGRGIGVLALRIDPQTYLYPFINRWPTPSETAEAVIVRREGNEIVHLNDLRFQKNTALVLRFSLDDTDMPAAKAALGQEGIVEGRNYKGTPVLAALRAVPDSPWLLVAQKDLDEAYAPLRERLWQMIAVIAFLLVGAAVAVGSVFRQQHLRFYQERYRAAEALRASEEKFRGMAEHLADVLYTTDDKGVITYVSPSVRLVFGLDPEDMIGRSFSEFLAEGEASHALDVFWTAIQSGHPQEGFRAEMKRRDGSCFTGELNSSILWKDGRAAGTIGLIRDISERLRTEKELRALFEYEKALLAAIPDIVMEVDANKIYTYANEAGLAFFGDDVVGKEAADYFVGDQHVYEEVQPLFNGDENVIYIESMQRRRDGEPRLLAWWCRVLKDENGQPVGAISSARDITDRRREEEDRKRLEAQLRQAQKMEAVGLLAGGVAHDFNNLLQGILGYTELVLCDSSLGDKIRADLIEVQRAAERAAQLTRQLLAFSRRQVIDPQPMDLNAVVAELARMIRRVIGEHIELDVIPGHDLATVRADRSQIEQVLMNLCVNARDAMSEGGRLTIETQNVVFDTQYCATHEWAVPGRYVLLSVTDSGCGMESDTMQRIFDPFFTTKEKGRGTGLGLATVYGIVRQHDGMIQVYSEVGKGSKFKVYLPAIEQSAAVVERAIPEPVLGGAKRFCSPRITFRFAS is encoded by the coding sequence ATGGCGCATAAGGCAGGCGAGGCGAGGATCTCATTCCGCGCGGCTTTTGCCGGCGGCGCGCTGGCGGCAGGGTTGGGTGTTTGCACGCTGGCCGGATGGACGTTCGGCTGGCTGCGGCTGGCCAGTTTTTCGAAGGATTTCATCCCCATGGCGCCGAGCACGGCGGCGCTGTTCATCGTGTTTGGGTCGGCGATTATGCTGCGCGCGTGTGCGACGGCGAAGGGAACCCGGCGGCTGGGGAAGACGCTCGATCTGGTGGGAACCTTAACGGCGATCGTTCTGCTGGTGTTGTCGTGTCTCGAGGTGCAACTCCCGGTCGAGCACTTGGGATTATCCGTTGCCGACACCTTCGGCGGCGCGCCGCTTGGCCACATGTCGCCCATCACGGCGTTTTGCTTCGTGTTGGCGGGTTTTTCGTTTCTGGCTTCGTTTGCGTCCACGCCCGAACGTCCACGGCTGGCCATCGAGGCCTTTTTTCTGGCTTGCCTGCTTGTGGCGATATGCGCCGTTTTGCTGCTGGGATATCTTTCCGGGCGCCCGTTTTTCTATGGCGGTTCCATTATTCCACCGGCCGTCTCAACCCTGCTGGCTTTTCTGGCGCTGGGCGTGGCTTTGCTGTCGTTTTCCCGGGTGGGTTTGTGGCCGCATAACGAGCCGGTTCGCCGTGCATCCTCGCTGCTCGTAATGGTGTTCCTTGGACTCATAGCCGGGACGATTGCCGCGGGGCATTTCTACTATCAAAATTACAAGAACCATTTCCGGGCCGAGATCGAGCGCGAATTGACGTCCGTGGCCGAACTCAAAGTGAGCGAACTCGTGCAGTATCGCAACGAGCGACTGGCCGATGGCGCCACATTCTTTGGCAACAAGGCCTTTGCCGGACTGGTCAAGTCTTTCTTTGCCGAGCCGGAAAACGCAATGATCGCAAGTCAATTGCAGAGTTGGCTGGCCAAGTATCAGGAACACTATCAATATGATCGCGTCTTCCTGATGGATGCGGATTGTGCCGAACGCCTGTCGGCGCCCGAGGCGTCGTCGCCGGCATCGTCCGCTGTGCGGGCGGGCGCGGCGGACGTGCTGCGGACAGGCCGCGTGGCCTTGCAGGATTTTCACCGGAACGAATACGACGACTGTGTATACCTGACCGTTCTGATCCCCATAATGGACGATCGGGATGGCGGACGCGGGATAGGTGTTCTGGCCTTGCGCATCGATCCGCAGACCTATCTCTACCCGTTTATCAACCGCTGGCCCACACCGAGCGAAACCGCCGAGGCCGTAATCGTTCGCCGGGAAGGAAACGAGATCGTTCACCTGAACGATCTTCGGTTCCAGAAGAACACGGCGCTTGTCTTGCGTTTCTCCTTGGACGATACGGACATGCCCGCGGCAAAGGCGGCGCTGGGGCAGGAGGGGATCGTCGAAGGGCGCAACTACAAAGGGACGCCCGTGCTGGCCGCATTGCGCGCCGTGCCCGATTCGCCATGGCTGCTCGTTGCCCAGAAGGACTTGGACGAGGCCTATGCGCCTTTGCGCGAACGCTTGTGGCAGATGATTGCGGTAATCGCCTTCCTGCTTGTCGGGGCCGCCGTGGCCGTGGGATCGGTCTTCCGGCAACAGCATCTGCGCTTCTACCAGGAGCGATACCGTGCCGCCGAGGCGTTGCGCGCGAGCGAGGAAAAATTCCGGGGCATGGCCGAGCATTTGGCCGACGTCCTGTATACAACCGATGACAAGGGGGTTATCACCTACGTCTCCCCGTCGGTCCGGCTGGTGTTCGGCCTGGATCCGGAAGACATGATTGGGCGATCTTTCTCGGAATTTCTGGCGGAAGGGGAGGCTTCCCATGCGTTGGACGTCTTTTGGACGGCGATTCAGTCCGGGCATCCCCAAGAGGGTTTCCGGGCGGAGATGAAGCGCCGCGACGGTTCCTGTTTCACGGGGGAATTGAACAGTTCCATCCTCTGGAAAGACGGCCGGGCCGCGGGAACCATCGGCCTTATCCGCGACATTTCCGAACGTTTGCGGACCGAGAAGGAATTGCGGGCGCTCTTTGAATACGAAAAGGCGTTGTTGGCCGCCATACCCGACATCGTTATGGAGGTGGATGCCAACAAAATTTACACCTACGCCAACGAGGCCGGCCTCGCGTTTTTCGGGGATGACGTGGTCGGCAAGGAAGCGGCCGATTATTTTGTCGGCGATCAGCATGTTTACGAGGAAGTTCAACCGCTGTTCAATGGCGACGAAAACGTGATTTATATCGAAAGCATGCAGCGCCGGCGCGACGGGGAACCGCGTTTGCTCGCCTGGTGGTGCCGGGTGCTCAAGGACGAAAACGGGCAACCCGTCGGCGCCATTTCGTCGGCGCGCGATATCACCGATCGGCGCAGGGAGGAAGAGGATCGGAAGCGGCTCGAGGCACAGTTGCGGCAGGCGCAGAAGATGGAGGCGGTGGGCCTGTTGGCGGGGGGCGTGGCGCATGATTTCAACAATCTGTTGCAGGGCATTCTAGGCTATACGGAGTTGGTGCTGTGCGATTCATCGCTCGGCGACAAGATCCGGGCGGATCTGATCGAAGTACAGCGTGCGGCCGAGCGCGCGGCCCAGTTGACCCGGCAACTGCTGGCATTCAGCCGCCGCCAGGTCATCGATCCGCAACCCATGGATCTCAACGCGGTGGTGGCCGAACTGGCGCGCATGATCCGCCGCGTAATCGGTGAACATATCGAACTCGACGTGATCCCTGGCCACGACCTTGCGACCGTACGGGCGGACCGCAGCCAGATCGAACAGGTGCTCATGAATCTGTGCGTGAATGCCCGCGACGCCATGTCCGAAGGCGGACGGCTGACGATCGAAACGCAGAACGTCGTGTTCGACACGCAATACTGCGCCACCCACGAGTGGGCGGTTCCGGGCCGGTACGTCCTGCTGAGCGTCACGGATTCCGGATGCGGCATGGAATCGGACACGATGCAGCGCATCTTCGATCCGTTTTTCACGACGAAGGAAAAGGGCCGGGGCACCGGGCTTGGGCTGGCGACGGTGTACGGCATCGTGCGGCAGCATGACGGCATGATCCAGGTTTACAGCGAAGTCGGAAAGGGATCGAAATTCAAGGTGTACTTGCCGGCTATCGAACAATCCGCGGCGGTCGTCGAACGCGCGATTCCCGAACCGGTGCTCGGGGGGGCGAAACGATTCTGCTCGCCGAGGATAACCTTCAGATTCGCAAGCTAG
- a CDS encoding sodium/solute symporter (Members of the Solute:Sodium Symporter (SSS), TC 2.A.21 as described in tcdb.org, catalyze solute:Na+ symport. Known solutes for members of the family include sugars, amino acids, nucleosides, inositols, vitamins, urea or anions, depending on the system.): protein MEQYIGLHFIDVIIIFVYMAGSLMLGIYCTRFVGSAEDFFIAGKALPFWAIGFSIVTSDIGATDFVAVAGAAYRNGVSAANFDWMGSMPAMVIAAFVFVPYFWRSGVFTIPEFLGRRYNTAVQFINGLIWAVVLFFMLAIMQWLSADKLMGTVLGWNPYWTLWITAGITGIYTFSGGLTAVVFTDVVQLIVMYVGGFGLLALSLWEVGGWSVLKEKVLARGPEFQDHFTLLLPHDTTGPFPWTGIVFGLGLVMAVAYMSGNQVIVQRTLGARSEWDAKGGMLFGGLLKAFIPLMVALPGLCAIVLVPQLGPENADRAVPEMIRLLMPAGLRGLMFAALFAAMMSHISATLNSTSTIFITDIIGQLRNWVGKGPMSEKTALRMGRVITASLIVSTALLAEPIANREQIYVFMQTILSLFQGPLLAILLLGIIWRRATGYGGLAGLVLGVMCCFVLKYTPGLFPSEEPFLFVAWWSFVFALIVTIVVSLLTKPESDEKLRGMVWSSVVLDEEAQEALQERIAH from the coding sequence ATGGAACAATATATCGGGCTTCATTTTATAGACGTCATCATCATTTTCGTCTATATGGCCGGTTCCCTCATGCTGGGAATCTATTGCACGCGCTTCGTGGGCAGCGCCGAGGACTTTTTCATCGCCGGCAAGGCGTTGCCGTTCTGGGCGATCGGCTTTTCGATCGTGACCAGCGACATCGGGGCGACGGATTTCGTGGCGGTGGCGGGCGCGGCATACCGCAACGGCGTGTCGGCGGCGAATTTCGACTGGATGGGTTCAATGCCGGCGATGGTCATCGCGGCTTTCGTATTCGTGCCGTACTTCTGGCGGTCGGGCGTGTTCACGATCCCGGAATTCCTGGGCCGCCGGTACAACACGGCCGTCCAGTTCATCAACGGGCTCATCTGGGCGGTGGTGCTGTTCTTCATGCTGGCCATCATGCAATGGCTGTCCGCCGATAAACTCATGGGGACGGTACTGGGCTGGAATCCCTACTGGACGTTGTGGATTACGGCGGGCATCACAGGCATTTACACGTTTTCGGGCGGTTTGACCGCCGTCGTCTTCACTGACGTGGTCCAGTTGATCGTGATGTATGTCGGCGGTTTCGGACTGCTGGCGCTCAGTCTGTGGGAAGTCGGCGGATGGTCGGTGCTCAAGGAAAAGGTCCTGGCCAGGGGACCGGAATTCCAGGATCATTTCACCCTCTTGTTGCCCCATGACACGACGGGACCTTTTCCATGGACGGGCATCGTGTTCGGCCTTGGCCTCGTGATGGCCGTCGCCTACATGAGCGGCAACCAAGTCATCGTGCAGCGCACGCTCGGCGCGCGATCCGAGTGGGACGCAAAAGGCGGCATGTTGTTCGGCGGTCTCCTCAAAGCCTTCATCCCCCTGATGGTGGCCTTGCCGGGACTTTGCGCGATTGTGCTGGTTCCCCAGTTGGGACCCGAAAACGCCGATCGCGCCGTGCCTGAAATGATTCGTCTGTTGATGCCGGCGGGACTGCGCGGGTTGATGTTCGCCGCCCTCTTTGCCGCGATGATGTCGCATATCTCGGCCACCCTGAATTCCACCAGCACTATTTTTATCACCGACATCATCGGACAACTCCGCAACTGGGTCGGCAAGGGGCCGATGAGCGAAAAAACGGCGCTTCGCATGGGCCGGGTCATCACCGCGTCGCTGATCGTCTCGACGGCACTTCTGGCCGAGCCGATCGCGAACCGCGAGCAAATTTACGTCTTCATGCAGACGATTCTCTCGTTGTTCCAAGGGCCGTTGTTGGCGATTCTGCTCTTGGGTATCATCTGGCGCCGCGCAACGGGATACGGCGGGCTGGCCGGACTGGTTCTCGGCGTGATGTGCTGCTTTGTGCTCAAGTATACCCCCGGACTATTCCCGTCCGAGGAACCGTTCCTCTTCGTGGCGTGGTGGTCGTTTGTTTTTGCGCTCATTGTCACGATTGTGGTCAGTCTGCTGACCAAGCCCGAATCGGACGAAAAACTGCGCGGAATGGTGTGGAGTTCCGTCGTGCTGGACGAGGAGGCCCAGGAAGCACTGCAAGAAAGGATCGCGCACTAA
- a CDS encoding phosphatase PAP2-related protein, which produces MSSETVPEKPSISTIWREALWNRYFAAECALTLLLLVLSVRICAELMLFGQARPGVPLDDPVLRAIGPIRLTWPIFFVLWPSILTGIYFLARDPHRLAKAFQAMALLVFLRTIALYLVPLEPLPTIIPLADPIVEYLGTGSLITKDLFFSGHTSAMFLLYLTATSPRLKWFFLAGTIFVAFGVIAQHVHYSGDVYAAPFFAYGSWRLVLFAHKHLSRENKG; this is translated from the coding sequence ATGTCATCGGAAACGGTTCCGGAAAAGCCCTCGATAAGCACGATCTGGCGTGAAGCCCTTTGGAACAGGTATTTTGCCGCCGAATGCGCGCTGACGTTGTTGCTGCTGGTCCTTTCGGTGCGGATTTGCGCGGAACTGATGCTGTTCGGCCAGGCGCGGCCGGGCGTTCCGCTCGACGATCCCGTTTTGCGCGCGATAGGCCCCATTCGCCTGACGTGGCCCATCTTTTTTGTGCTTTGGCCGTCCATTCTGACGGGCATTTATTTTCTGGCTCGCGATCCCCATCGGCTGGCCAAGGCGTTCCAGGCGATGGCGCTGCTCGTTTTTCTGCGCACCATCGCGCTCTATCTGGTGCCGCTCGAACCCTTGCCGACCATCATCCCGCTCGCGGATCCCATCGTCGAATATCTCGGCACGGGCTCGCTGATCACCAAGGACCTCTTCTTCAGCGGACACACTTCGGCCATGTTCCTGCTCTATCTGACAGCCACTTCGCCGCGCCTGAAATGGTTTTTCCTGGCGGGAACAATCTTCGTGGCCTTCGGCGTTATCGCGCAGCATGTCCACTACAGCGGAGACGTCTATGCCGCTCCATTCTTCGCCTATGGCAGCTGGCGGCTTGTTCTATTTGCCCACAAGCATCTGTCGCGGGAAAACAAGGGCTGA
- a CDS encoding thermonuclease family protein, giving the protein MQRIVGFAVVTVACTMGAVSFAGAEEFTGKVTSVSSGHIIQVEHDGQRDLVVLDGVKSPDSKTPEGKQAKAFTANRALDQEVKVVVVKRSDRIVTGTVFLSDGTDLAQLVLGEGMGVWNRMTAPDNARYRDLEAGAKMQNLGLWALDAVPAAKPKTPAGRSPERVQADADGDSRDATEPATGGKKPKLVLRGDADVAEAARAEFEREQQAVAEEQARIRAEQERLIQEEEKRIAEAQKKEEADMIKAEQEAMMQQGIMPPPIPLPPQ; this is encoded by the coding sequence ATGCAAAGAATAGTTGGTTTCGCCGTTGTGACGGTTGCTTGTACGATGGGCGCCGTGTCTTTTGCCGGCGCGGAGGAGTTCACCGGCAAAGTAACGTCGGTATCGTCCGGCCATATCATCCAAGTCGAACATGATGGACAACGCGACTTGGTCGTTCTCGACGGGGTCAAGTCGCCCGATTCCAAAACACCGGAAGGCAAACAGGCCAAAGCGTTCACCGCCAATCGGGCGCTCGATCAGGAAGTCAAGGTTGTGGTGGTCAAGCGTTCGGATCGCATCGTAACAGGCACGGTCTTTTTATCGGATGGGACCGATTTGGCGCAGTTGGTTCTTGGCGAAGGCATGGGGGTGTGGAACCGGATGACCGCGCCGGACAATGCGCGCTATCGGGATCTGGAGGCCGGGGCCAAAATGCAAAACCTCGGTTTGTGGGCGCTTGACGCGGTCCCGGCCGCAAAACCGAAAACGCCGGCCGGCCGATCGCCCGAACGTGTCCAAGCCGATGCGGACGGCGATTCACGCGATGCCACGGAGCCGGCGACCGGCGGCAAGAAACCCAAACTCGTATTGCGGGGCGATGCGGACGTAGCTGAAGCGGCCCGCGCCGAATTTGAACGGGAACAACAAGCGGTGGCAGAAGAACAGGCGCGAATCCGCGCCGAACAGGAACGGCTGATCCAAGAGGAGGAAAAGCGGATCGCCGAGGCGCAAAAGAAGGAAGAAGCCGACATGATCAAGGCGGAACAAGAAGCCATGATGCAGCAAGGCATCATGCCGCCTCCCATTCCCCTGCCGCCGCAATAA
- a CDS encoding GDSL-type esterase/lipase family protein: MRHWLVNVGLLCAGIAAAVGMSVAADRAAALFVDANPLPSSMELVFPPGSEMAYDTGEFKYTVRINRYGYRDVEPLAIPRGAYRIMALGDSFTYGFGVEAEQTWPKQLETMLRARGCHAAVMNLGKPGADPAFYADAAERAIPVLKPNLIVVALLQTDDMTGDPPRSAPAPSWIVRTANRLWPHLLQLVQERRGVLKPATASQPVRPPLNANVEKNRSDQADAARQVLEKMKPDQRARYDALDPEVRQAFESGNLNPFVINVATKYPDLLRNAALPGEAHANATAIGAVAAHLVRIREAALHNGAEVLVVSVPLGAYVNETALQGYRRLGYTCDSAMLASDAPDEAIRAACNRAEIPFATVTSAFREHRTESDLYYALDGHFTPKGHRLFAELITPAVLQAMRR, translated from the coding sequence GTGCGGCATTGGCTGGTCAATGTGGGGTTGCTGTGCGCGGGGATTGCCGCGGCGGTCGGCATGAGTGTGGCCGCCGATCGCGCGGCGGCTCTGTTTGTGGACGCCAATCCGCTTCCCTCCAGCATGGAACTGGTATTTCCGCCCGGTTCCGAAATGGCGTACGACACCGGTGAATTTAAGTACACCGTGCGCATCAACCGCTACGGGTACCGCGACGTGGAACCGCTGGCCATTCCCCGCGGCGCGTACCGCATCATGGCGCTGGGCGACTCGTTTACCTATGGATTTGGCGTCGAGGCGGAACAGACATGGCCCAAACAACTCGAAACCATGTTGCGCGCGCGGGGATGTCACGCCGCGGTAATGAACCTCGGCAAGCCCGGCGCCGATCCGGCCTTTTACGCGGACGCCGCCGAACGCGCGATTCCAGTGCTTAAGCCGAATCTTATCGTGGTGGCCCTCCTGCAAACAGACGACATGACCGGAGATCCCCCCCGATCCGCTCCGGCGCCTTCCTGGATTGTCCGGACCGCAAACCGGCTATGGCCCCATCTGCTGCAACTCGTGCAGGAACGCCGGGGCGTGTTGAAACCGGCGACGGCCTCGCAACCCGTCCGCCCGCCCCTGAATGCCAACGTGGAGAAAAATCGTTCCGATCAGGCCGACGCAGCGCGGCAGGTGTTGGAAAAAATGAAGCCGGATCAGCGCGCCCGGTACGATGCCCTCGATCCGGAAGTGAGACAGGCCTTTGAATCCGGAAACCTGAATCCATTTGTGATAAATGTCGCGACCAAATATCCCGATTTGCTGCGGAACGCGGCCCTTCCCGGCGAGGCGCATGCGAACGCGACGGCCATCGGTGCGGTGGCCGCCCATCTCGTCCGCATTCGCGAGGCGGCGCTCCATAACGGAGCGGAGGTACTGGTCGTTTCCGTGCCTCTGGGAGCGTATGTCAACGAAACGGCGCTGCAGGGGTACCGGCGCCTCGGTTATACCTGCGATTCGGCCATGCTCGCATCGGACGCGCCCGACGAGGCGATCCGCGCCGCGTGCAACCGGGCGGAAATTCCTTTTGCCACGGTAACGAGCGCCTTTCGGGAACACCGGACCGAATCGGATTTGTATTACGCACTGGATGGACACTTTACACCGAAAGGCCACCGATTATTCGCCGAACTAATCACCCCCGCCGTGCTCCAGGCGATGCGAAGATGA
- a CDS encoding glycosyltransferase family 2 protein, translating to MHDERTAPDFSVLITCYFEENSIEEFHARLSAALTTLGRPHEIIMVNDGSTDATFEKLKAIFTRDPNVRVVMDLFKNAGQQAAITAAITEARGKAIVLMDSDLQLDPADLPLLVAEYDKGYDVVSGYRANRRDSFWRVVPSRLANIIMRRASQSAFRDFGCTFKIYNAKIVRAFEYGPFHVFSNVDLIAKAQRCREVPVTHFPRKYGASGWTFRKLWAYNMDNLMKMLQRPFQWLAAACVFASVLFLLRILAGVFVDFRVLDQVTTGLILNALAFALLVLLAVLSLIGEFTIRNFISLRKDPAYIVREKWER from the coding sequence ATGCACGACGAACGAACAGCGCCGGATTTTTCCGTGCTGATCACGTGCTATTTCGAGGAGAACAGCATCGAGGAATTCCATGCGCGGCTCTCGGCGGCCCTGACGACCTTGGGACGCCCCCACGAAATCATCATGGTCAACGACGGCAGCACGGACGCGACGTTTGAAAAATTGAAGGCCATTTTCACCCGCGATCCCAATGTTCGCGTCGTGATGGACCTGTTTAAAAACGCGGGCCAACAGGCCGCCATCACAGCCGCGATAACCGAGGCGCGCGGCAAGGCCATCGTGCTTATGGACAGCGATCTGCAACTCGACCCCGCCGATTTGCCGCTGCTCGTCGCCGAATACGACAAGGGGTACGACGTGGTAAGCGGCTATCGCGCCAACCGGCGGGATTCGTTCTGGCGCGTCGTGCCGTCGCGCCTGGCCAATATCATCATGCGGCGCGCGTCGCAAAGCGCCTTTCGCGACTTCGGGTGCACCTTCAAAATATACAACGCCAAAATTGTGCGCGCGTTTGAATACGGCCCGTTTCACGTGTTCAGCAACGTGGACCTGATTGCAAAGGCCCAGCGATGCCGGGAAGTGCCCGTGACGCATTTCCCACGCAAATACGGCGCGTCCGGGTGGACGTTCCGAAAATTGTGGGCCTACAACATGGACAACCTGATGAAAATGCTCCAACGTCCGTTTCAATGGCTCGCGGCGGCATGTGTGTTCGCCAGCGTTCTGTTTCTGCTGCGGATCTTGGCGGGTGTTTTCGTGGATTTTCGCGTGTTGGACCAAGTCACGACGGGGCTGATCCTCAATGCGCTGGCCTTCGCGCTCCTTGTGCTGCTGGCGGTGTTGTCGCTGATCGGCGAATTCACGATCCGCAATTTCATCAGCCTGCGAAAAGACCCCGCCTATATTGTGCGGGAAAAATGGGAACGGTAG
- a CDS encoding GDSL-type esterase/lipase family protein, with protein sequence MTWIRLKNMVLLLTSLIIAAGVIEGAGRFLANRKERAMLVSSVHLNWTMCHEYDPVLMWRLKPNLKDVPQGYSFKGVTQQWTASTNAHGLRGAPLSPKGGRFRILAIGDSRTYGLGVGDGDTYPVYLQAAFDREQTGSVDVVNAGVPGYTTLQGLQYLRERGMDLDPDLVLVCFAYNDAVEIPAPGIGDCDWENPKASPFGFISLLKDAVRGAHLDRAPLFSPRKARLRPGEMLDCLIEIQNVCAAHGAQAVFLAWPALSEIIGEELNQPHYAGIVTEAARLAHTPAISLHALLEEHSDRIFLDDIHLNAEGNRVVADYLAGEIRKLYETGLLSNRTARPPNTGTPHDPLTDDEAAMARYRKWIAADPSCFMPYEKLDVLLRRRGDAEARIHEWRAFSERFPDQARPWFALGHALFAVNDLDGALEAYRKAAELDPADPAKPVSIGATLFRKGDMDGAAAAFKAAIQIDPKHPQVRMRFIEMLCGAGRFADAKAQLAECRQLGIEIPSQLARHVENGGK encoded by the coding sequence ATGACGTGGATACGCCTGAAAAACATGGTGTTGTTGCTAACATCGCTGATCATCGCCGCCGGCGTGATCGAAGGCGCCGGACGCTTTCTCGCAAATCGGAAAGAACGGGCCATGCTGGTTTCGTCCGTTCATCTCAACTGGACAATGTGCCACGAATACGATCCGGTCCTGATGTGGCGGTTGAAGCCGAACCTGAAAGACGTGCCGCAGGGCTATTCGTTCAAGGGCGTGACGCAGCAGTGGACGGCTTCGACCAATGCACACGGGTTGCGCGGCGCGCCGCTTTCACCCAAAGGTGGGCGGTTCCGCATTCTCGCCATCGGCGATTCAAGGACCTACGGACTTGGTGTCGGCGACGGCGATACCTATCCGGTGTATCTGCAAGCGGCGTTCGACCGCGAGCAAACCGGCTCGGTGGATGTCGTCAATGCGGGCGTGCCGGGATATACCACGCTTCAAGGCCTGCAATACCTGCGCGAACGTGGAATGGATCTCGATCCCGACCTTGTGCTGGTCTGCTTCGCCTACAACGACGCGGTCGAAATTCCCGCCCCGGGAATCGGCGATTGCGACTGGGAAAATCCGAAGGCGTCTCCGTTCGGTTTCATTTCGCTGTTGAAAGACGCGGTCCGCGGCGCACATTTGGATCGCGCCCCGCTTTTCAGTCCGCGCAAGGCGCGGTTGCGCCCCGGCGAAATGCTCGACTGCCTTATCGAAATTCAAAACGTCTGCGCGGCGCACGGCGCACAGGCCGTGTTTCTCGCATGGCCGGCCCTTTCGGAAATAATCGGGGAAGAATTGAACCAGCCGCATTACGCGGGAATCGTCACGGAAGCGGCGCGCCTCGCCCACACGCCCGCGATATCGCTCCATGCATTGCTTGAAGAGCATTCGGACCGGATTTTTCTGGACGATATCCATCTGAATGCCGAAGGCAATCGCGTCGTGGCCGATTATCTGGCCGGTGAAATCAGGAAACTGTATGAAACCGGGTTGCTCTCGAATCGAACGGCCCGGCCGCCGAACACGGGAACCCCGCACGATCCGCTGACCGACGACGAAGCCGCCATGGCGCGCTATCGCAAGTGGATTGCCGCCGACCCGTCCTGTTTCATGCCGTACGAAAAACTGGATGTCCTGTTGCGGCGGCGTGGCGACGCCGAAGCGCGCATACACGAATGGCGGGCGTTTTCGGAACGTTTTCCGGATCAGGCCCGGCCATGGTTTGCGCTGGGACACGCCCTTTTTGCCGTAAACGATTTGGATGGCGCACTCGAGGCTTACCGCAAGGCCGCGGAACTCGACCCGGCCGACCCGGCAAAGCCGGTCAGCATCGGCGCCACGCTCTTTCGCAAAGGCGATATGGATGGCGCCGCCGCCGCCTTCAAGGCGGCCATTCAAATAGATCCCAAACACCCGCAGGTCCGTATGCGGTTTATCGAGATGCTGTGCGGTGCCGGCCGTTTCGCGGATGCCAAAGCCCAACTGGCCGAATGCCGGCAACTTGGCATCGAAATCCCTTCGCAACTCGCCCGACATGTGGAAAACGGCGGCAAATAA